From a region of the Haematobia irritans isolate KBUSLIRL chromosome 4, ASM5000362v1, whole genome shotgun sequence genome:
- the LOC142236033 gene encoding uncharacterized protein LOC142236033, with product MKFLLISFALIGIAAAALPDSATQGPNPQDIATPEPEYIDIDLPEPPRPAPAPAPVHRFSAPVQRSFSAPRPVPQPITYQQHTASSNVFQQRAASPAQGHAFNTQSGYQYRRPVYVRRVYYHRRA from the exons ATG AAATTCCTTTTGATTAGCTTCGCTTTAATCGGTATTGCTGCCGCAGCTCTTCCCGACTCCGCCACCCAAGGACCTAATCCTCAGGATATTGCCACACCAGAACCAGAGTACATTGACATTGATTTGCCTGAACCACCAAGACCTGCTCCAGCCCCAGCACCAGTCCACAGATTCTCTGCTCCAGTACAAAGAAGTTTCTCTGCTCCACGTCCGGTGCCACAACCTATTACCTATCAACAACATACTGCTTCATCTAATGTCTTCCAACAACGTGCTGCTTCTCCTGCCCAAGGACATGCTTTCAACACTCAATCAGGCTATCAATACAGACGTCCTGTCTATGTCAGACGTGTCTATTATCATCGTCGTGCTTAG